In Oryctolagus cuniculus chromosome X, mOryCun1.1, whole genome shotgun sequence, a single window of DNA contains:
- the POU3F4 gene encoding POU domain, class 3, transcription factor 4 translates to MATAASNPYSILSSSSLVHADSAGMQQGSPFRNPQKLLQSDYLQGVPSNGHPLGHHWVTSLSDGGPWSSTLATSPLDQQDVKPGREDLQLGAIIHHRSPHVAHHSPHTNHPNAWGASPAPNPSITSSGQPLNVYSQPGFTVSGMLEHGALTPPPPAASAQSLHPVLREPPDHGELGSHHCQDHSDEETPTSDELEQFAKQFKQRRIKLGFTQADVGLALGTLYGNVFSQTTICRFEALQLSFKNMCKLKPLLNKWLEEADSSTGSPTSIDKIAAQGRKRKKRTSIEVSVKGVLETHFLKCPKPAAQEISSLADSLQLEKEVVRVWFCNRRQKEKRMTPPGDQQPHEVYSHTVKTDTSCHDL, encoded by the coding sequence ATGGCCACAGCTGCCTCGAATCCCTACAGCATtctcagttccagctccctggtcCATGCGGACTCTGCGGGCATGCAGCAGGGGAGTCCTTTCCGCAACCCTCAGAAACTTCTCCAAAGTGATTACTTGCAGGGAGTTCCCAGCAATGGGCATCCCCTCGGGCATCACTGGGTGACCAGTCTGAGCGACGGGGGCCCGTGGTCCTCTACACTGGCCACTAGCCCCCTGGACCAGCAGGACGTGAAGCCTGGGCGTGAAGACCTGCAACTGGGTGCGATCATCCATCACCGCTCTCCACACGTAGCCCATCACTCGCCGCACACTAACCATCCGAACGCCTGGGGGGCGAGCCCGGCTCCAAACCCGTCCATCACGTCAAGCGGTCAACCCCTCAACGTGTACTCGCAACCGGGTTTCACGGTGAGCGGCATGTTGGAGCACGGGGCGCTCACCCCACCGCCGCCCGCCGCCTCTGCACAGAGCCTGCACCCGGTCCTCCGAGAGCCTCCGGACCACGGCGAACTGGGCTCACACCACTGCCAGGACCACTCGGACGAGGAGACGCCAACCTCGGATGAGTTGGAACAGTTCGCCAAACAATTCAAACAAAGAAGAATCAAGTTGGGTTTCACGCAGGCCgacgtggggctggcgctgggtaCACTGTACGGCAACGTGTTCTCGCAGACCACCATCTGCAGGTTCGAGGCCTTGCAGTTGAGCTTCAAGAATATGTGCAAGCTGAAGCCTCTGCTGAACAAGTGGCTGGAGGAGGCGGATTCGTCCACAGGGAGTCCGACCAGCATTGACAAGATCGCCGCGCAGGGCCGCAAGCGCAAGAAGCGAACCTCTATCGAGGTGAGTGTCAAGGGCGTACTGGAGACGCATTTCCTCAAGTGTCCCAAGCCTGCCGCGCAGGAGATCTCCTCGCTGGCAGACAGCCTCCAGTTGGAGAAAGAAGTGGTGCGTGTCTGGTTCTGTAATcgaagacaaaaagagaaaagaatgactCCACCAGGGGACCAGCAGCCGCATGAGGTTTATTCGCACACCGTGAAAACAGACACGTCCTGCCATGATCTCTGA